From a region of the Vanrija pseudolonga chromosome 2, complete sequence genome:
- the acu-15_1 gene encoding Transcriptional activator protein acu-15: MNPALLQSAFQQQPPSAEDRKPSIGDTIMEPATTPSIPATDSPAAASVQPSSTSYFQGGGDDGDDSADEDNGDGVKRPRLRLAHACDRCRKRKIRCDTQQPCGPCSATKNECTFNTPSRRVAKPKGSEARSSSTSGVKRPHSPSRSGSSAYQASLEARLATLESLLRDVPPNVHNAYLSTLDARLSSGQPAGIAKGGSVGGLAAAAANANADPLNGPMISGALPSGIAGLKDSNLTPSWANGPGSLTSMLAGGRSIRRRDDRSIDEMSKRMEGLSFFYEDEIGQAKWQGATSGFPLLDLLTAAKTVEADELENSSPASEDSPAIPSPPAAKNGSGRRASPPTGRRSASVASKARSRSAGSPNAKGRFFPDRNPRPHQTLNPEASWKVITGVIPPDLMDTLVRCYLSTSHLLWPFLHVPSFLADYANPQQWGEPGFACFIVAVCTLSSRHVDDPRVRANPSDPSTAGKQYFELFKRLRDLPSADRPTLYSIQAAFLAAIYAFGLGNLSKAFALQAESVTLCLDGGLHRSVDGYDHFNAVERETRKRTFWSIYAWDKQSAALFGRPSIIHLRDCDVTEPLIVDDENLTVDGVKEQQNPETSRLCAFVFTIRLHIVLEGVIDSAVQPAAFSGSSFLAQASSVINRRSTHNDAPQNESLREEEALLEEWVRILPKYWAYDSETANSRDPIRITQAERLHCLEHLVRMIIYRHRFSGFVMTPASTVEERARHFELCRRAMQCALTIIADHVHISQRGMMTYYGVHVIHQLAQAGRTLVAVVLNCKNPEFRPLISPSVEGLRSCVGLLRRFSGRYLCGLRSADIIDEFCRVCNIPVDSPRVPDSAGRPSPAWLRPVRKRASLSPAPGPRNSATPEATPFGQDIMSAQPELVTGQTLPGDLESVFKTSEYFDSTVLDGLASPVKNGISIPTATHTFATAHANANANPTLASSLGEPSAPFDRLETLSPNQNLGSIGNVTLPAYLATNGNNSAMDGLNFGSSYGGELLSTTGMDTVSDGLQGNGSQQGLSAATILSLLEEGSFDYGSIFTDQAPLHDFDFNSPLVPDHTK, translated from the exons ATGAATCCTGCCCTCCTTCAGTCCGCCTTCCAACAACAACCTCCTTCGGCCGAGGACAGAAAGCCCTCCATCGGTGACACCATCATGGAGCCGGCCACCACTCCCTCGATACCGGCCACCGACAGCCCTGCTGCCGCTAGTGTTCagccctcgagcacgtcctacttccaaggcggcggcgacgacggcgacgactcTGCTGACGAAGACAACGGCGACGGAGTCAAGCGCCCCCGCCTCAGGCTGGCCCATGCATGCGACCGGTGCAGGAAACGCAAGATTCGCTGCGACACCCAGCAGCCTTGTGgaccgtgctcggcgaccaAGAACGAGTGTACGTTCAACACCCCTAGTCGGCGTGTCGCGAAACCAAAGGGATCAGAGGCCCGATCGTCATCAACATCGGGTGTCAAGCGACCTCATTCGCCCTCACGAAGCGGATCGAGCGCTTACCAGGCCTCGCTCGAAGCCCGTCTCGCGACTCTCGAATCATTGCTTCGCGACGTGCCCCCCAATGTGCACAATGCGTATCTCTCCACCTTGGATGCACGCCTCAGCAGTGGCCAGCCGGCCGGTATCGCAAAGGGTGgaagcgtcggcggcctggccgccgccgccgccaacgccaacgccgacccTTTGAATGGCCCAATGATCAGCGGGGCCCTCCCGTCCGGCATCGCTGGCCTCAAGGACTCCAACCTCACACCGTCCTGGGCCAATGGCCCCGGCAGCCTCACTTCGATGCTCGCTGGTGGTCGTTcgatccgccgccgcgacgaccgatCCATCGACGAAATGTCAAAACGAATGGAGGGGCTCAGCTTCTTTTACGAAGACGAGATCGGCCAGGCAAAATGGCAGGGCGCGACTTCAGGCTTCCccctgctcgacctcctcaccgccgccaagacggtcgaggccgacgagctcgagaactCGTCCCCCGCCTCCGAGGACAGCCCCGCCAttccctcgccgcccgcggctAAGAATGGcagtggccgccgcgctAGCCCGCCCACTGGgcgccgctcggcctcggtcgcgtCCAAGGCCCGATCCCGCAGCGCCGGTAGCCCCAACGCCAAGGGCCGCTTCTTCCCCGACCGCAACCCGCGCCCGCATCAGACGCTCAACCCCGAGGCGAGCTGGAAGGTCATCACCGGTGTCATCCCGCCCGACCTCATGGACACGCTCGTTCGCTGCTACCTTTCGACAAGTCATCTGCTTTGGCCCTTCCTGCACGTCCCGTCGTTCCTGGCCGACTACGCCAACCCGCAGCAGTGGGGCGAGCCTGGCTTCGCCTGCTTCATCGTCGCCGTGTGCACACTGTCCTCTCGCCATGTCGATGACCCGCGCGTTCGTGCCAACCCCTCTGACCCGTCGACTGCCGGCAAGCAGTACTTTGAGCTATTTAAGCGATTGCGCGATTTACCGTCTGCCGACCGCCCGACGCTGTACTCAATTCAAGCCGCGTTCCTGGCTGCAATCTACGCCTTTGGTCTCGGCAATCTCAGCAAGGCATTCGCTTTGCAGGCTGAGAGTGTGACGCTCTGCCTCGACGGAGGTCTCCACCGCAGCGTCGACGGCTACGACCATTTCAACgctgtcgagcgcgagaccCGAAAGCGCACGTTCTGGTCGATCTACGCTTGGGACAAGCAATCGGCGGCATTGTTCGGCCGGCCGTCGATCATCCACCTGCGTGACTGCGACGTTACCGAGCCGctcattgtcgacgacgagaaccTTACGGTGGACGGCGTCAAGGAGCAACAGAACCCTGAGACGAGCAGATTGTGCGCATTCGTGTTCACGATCCGTCTGCATATTGTCCTCGAGGGTGTCATTGACTCGGCTGTTCAGCCGGCCGCCTTTTCTGGCTCGTCATTCCTTGCCCAGGCAAGCTCGGTCATCAACCGCCGGTCTACGCACAACGACGCGCCTCAGAACGAGTCGctccgcgaggaggaggccctTCTGGAGGAGTGGGTGCGCATCCTGCCCAAGTACTGGGCGTACGACTCTGAAACGGCCAACTCGCGCGACCCAATCCGCATCACCCAGGCCGAGCGTCTTCACTGC CTCGAGCACCTGGTTCGTATGATCATCTACCGTCATCGATTCTCCGGCTTTGTCATGACGCCTGCCTCGaccgtcgaggagcgcgcgcgtcactTTGAGCTATGCCGTCGCGCCATGCAGTGCGCGTTGACGATCATCGCCGACCATGTACACATCAGCCAGCGAGGAATGATGACGTACTATGGCGTGCATGTTATCCACCAGCTCGCTCAAGCTGGCCGTACGCTTGTGGCCGTCGTCCTCAACTGCAAGAACCCCGAGTTCCGTCCTCTCATCTCGCCATCGGTTGAAGGACTGCGCTCTTGTGTTGGTCTCTTGCGGCGCTTCAGCGGTCGCTACTTGTGCGGCCTGCGGTCGGCTGACATCATTGACGAGTTTTGCAGAG TTTGCAACATCCCCGTCGACTCGCCTCGTGTGCCTGACTCTGCGGGCCGGCCTTCTCCCGCATGGCTCCGCCCGGTCCGCAAACGCGCCTCTCTGTCCCCCGCTCCGGGGCCGCGCAACTCTGCGACGCCCGAAGCCACACCTTTCGGGCAGGACATCATGTCGGCTCAGCCTGAGCTTGTAACAGGGCAAACCCTGCCCGGCGACCTTGAATCGGTCTTCAAGACGTCAGAGTACTTTGACAGCACGGTGCTAGACGGCCTCGCGTCTCCAGTCAAGAATGGAATTTCCATTCCTACGGCGACCCACACGTTTGCCACTGCACACGCGAACGCAAATGCCAACCCCACCTTGGCATCATCGCTCGGCGAACCGAGCGCGCCGTTTGACCGCCTCGAGACGCTGTCTCCGAACCAGAACCTTGGCAGTATCGGAAACGTGACGCTGCCAGCGTACCTTGCTACGAATGGCAACAACTCGGCGATGGACGGCCTCAACTTTGGCAGCAGCTACGGTGGCGAGCTGCTGTCCACGACGGGCATGGACACGGTGTCTGACGGTTTGCAGGGCAACGGCTCGCAGCAAGGACT ATCCGCAGCCACGATTTTGAGCCTGTTGGAGGAAGGGTCGTTTGACTATGGGTCGATTTTCACGGACCAAGCGCCGCTGCACGACTTTGACTTCAACTCGCCGCTTGTCCCTGACCACACCAAGTAA
- the cdm1 gene encoding DNA polymerase delta subunit 4, whose translation MPPRRSAKQSTGLSQASSRPESPTLSFQTRRPTTGGAKAVAKSLNNAPSVRKVGSVSSLSSVERASTPKDEEKPQEVIKVADDVREALDPNGKEWNKLYDEAKRAMDTAKPIHSGPETTKVHHILRVFDMTSKYGPCVGMTRLERWERAKKWGLNPPEEVKAILLTQQGEDDTSYRQSVLYGWV comes from the exons ATGCCGCCCAGACGCTCAGCTAAGCAATCCACAGGGTTGAGCCAGGCAAGTAGCCGCCCGGAAAGC CCGACACTCTCATTCCAGACCAGGCGCCCCACCACCGGAGGAGCCAAGGCTGTCGCCAAGTCTCTGAACAATGCCCCTTCTGTGCGCAAGGTGGGCTCGGTTTCCTCCCTGTCCTCTGTCGAGCGGGCCTCCACCCCCAAGGATGAGGAGAAGCCTCAGGAGGTGAtcaaggtcgccgacgatgTTCGCGAGGCCCTCGACCCCAACGGCAAGGAGTGGAACAAGCTCTACGATGAGGCCAAGCGGGCCATGGACACTGCGAAGCCCA TTCACAGCGGCCCAGAGACCACCAAGGTTCACC ACATTCTTAGGGTCTTTGACATGACGTCCAAGTACGGCCCCTGCGTCGGGATGAcccgcctcgagcgctgGGAGCGGGCCAAGAAGTGGGGACTGAACCCACCAGAGGAG GTCAAGGCCATTCTCCTCACCCagcagggcgaggacgacactTCGTACCGTCAGAGCGTCCTCTATGGTTGGGTGTAA